The following DNA comes from Oceanococcus atlanticus.
AAAGTGCCGCGCACTCCCCAGAAGGTGACTTGCGGAAAAGGCGGGCTGTGCATCCCCATCAGTGATCACACCACCCTGATGGGGCGATGGCCCGGATGCTTGCAACGCCGCCGAAAACGGCACGCCACAAGGCGTCGTTATTCGCTCTCCGGTTTCCCATGCCGGCGCCGCCCCCTGTCGTTGTCAGGAGGTCTACAGTACGGCAGCGTTTGCCCCGGCGCCAGCACAAACTGCCAACAGCGTCACACTCTGGCGTGGTCTACATATCGGGTTTGCGCATGGCGCGCCACAGCAAACGAAACATCGGGTTGGCTTGATCCCTCAAGCCCGCAGGCTGCCCACGCAGCACCCACATGGTGATGGCCCGGGACGCAAACCCTAGAAGCAGATCAAGCAATACCCGTTCATCAACCTCGTCGGTCAATATGCCTTTGTCACGCCCTTCCCGAAGCACGCGAGTGAACACAGCAAAAAGTTCAGGCTGACGGAAGGTGTCATTGCGGCTCCAGGTGTTGAGATATACCGAACTGGCCAGTATGCGGCCGACCCGTGGGTTGGACTCGAAGTAGTCGAGAATCACCCAGAACACCTTACGCATGCGGTCTTCGTAGTTCTCAATGCCTTCCAGATGATCAATCAAGCGCCCCGCCAGGGCACCCAAATGCGTATCCAGCGTGCCAAACAGCAGCGCTTCCTTGCTGCCGTAATACTTGTAGATGGTCTGCAAGCTGACATTGGCCTGGCGTGCAATTTCAATCAAGCTGACTTTGTGGAACTCCTGCTCGGAGAACGTTGCAAGCACGGCCGCTTCGATACGTGCCTGTATCGCAGGGCTGATCGCTGCAGGGCTCTTTCTGACCAAGACTGCACCTACATATGAATAACAAGGTAAGGATTGTTACACGCCAAACCGCACAGCTCAAAGCCTTTTAAATCTTATTTTCAAGCACTTCGACATCGGTCAGCTCTGACAGAGAAGCACAGGAAAGGTAACCCTTATTACTTCCAAGACTCTGAGCCGCAGGAACGCCGAGCGAAATCCACGGTCAACACAACGCCCCAATCACGAGCCCCGCGATGCGTTTTGCCATAACCGTCTTGATGCTATTTGCCCCCGCCTTTGTTCTGGCTGCTGACATCGCGCAACGCGCCGAAGATGTCACCCCCCTGAACGCCGGCACCGAGCTGCCCGACGTTCCCGTTCGGACCCTGGACGGGGGCGAGACCACCTCGCGCACCGCACTCGCCGGAAAGCCAGCCGTGCTGGTGTTTTTCCGCGGCGGCTGGTGTCCGTATTGCAACCGGCATCTGAGCAGCTTGCGCAAGATCGAAGATGATTTGCAGGCGCTCGGTTATCACCTGATCGCAATCAGCCCGGACAGCCCAGCCTCGCTGCGCGCTGGACTGAAGGAGCACAAGGCCGAATACACCTTAATTTCCGACAGCTCAGCGGCCTTCATCCGCGCACTTGGAATTGCCTTCGAGGTCGATGCAACGACCCGGGAAAAGTACCGCGGCTACGGCATTGACCTTGAGAAGGCCTCTGGCCAAGACCATCACCTGCTGCCGGTGCCGGCTGTCTATGTGGTGAACAGCGAAGGTGTCATCCAGTACCGCTACGCCAATCCCGACTACAAAGTCCGCCTCGACAACCAGGAGCTGCTTAAGCAGGTGCGCGCCGCCAACTCGGCGGGTCAGTCTGGGTACTGAGCCAGCGCATCAACCAGACGCGCTCGCACCGCCGCACGCAAATCTGCTGGCCCTTGAACCTCGACATCAGGGCCATAACGCAGAATTTCTCCAATTAACTCAGCGCTCTGCGCGTATGGCACCCGCAAACGGTAACGCCCATCCTGCAACGGTTCACCGCGCTGCTCGGGGTGCCAGGTTTCGGTCGCCACCCAGCGCGCGGCATGGGCGCTGAAAAGCAGATCTGCTTCGGCTGTCGGCTTGCCTGAAAAAATGCCATAGCTGTGAGCCAGCTGAGCGTCCAGCTCATGCTCGGGCAACTCGCGCGCCGCCTCGCTGCTTAGCTGTGCTGAGCGGATTTTGTCCAGTGAAAAGGTGCGCAAGCCTTCGCGGCTGTGGCACCAAGCATCCAGGTACCAGTTGTTGCGGTAGTTGACCAGACGCTGCGGCGACACCGTGCGCAGCGATTCTTCATCGGCGCTGCGGCTGTGATAGGCCAGGCTGAGCTTCTTGCGGCGCACTGTCGCATCGGCCACAACCTGGAAATACGCCCCCTGATCACGCGTGTTGGTCGAAACGATCTTGACCCGGCGCAGCAACTCACCCGCACCCATGTGTTTTTGCTTGAGAATCTCTTCCAGGCGCATACGAAACGGACGCACCATTTCCGACAACAGGCCCTGCCCGGACTCGCCCAGAAACTTGATGCCAGCCATGAGCGCCACCACCTCGCGCGAACTCAACCACAAACCGGGCAGCTCCCAGCTGCGACCTTCACCGGCGTAGATATAGCCGTTGCGCTCACGATCGTATAAAAGCGGCGCATTGAGATGATCGCGCAACAACTCCAGGGTCCGCGTCACTGTCGCA
Coding sequences within:
- a CDS encoding peroxiredoxin-like family protein encodes the protein MRFAITVLMLFAPAFVLAADIAQRAEDVTPLNAGTELPDVPVRTLDGGETTSRTALAGKPAVLVFFRGGWCPYCNRHLSSLRKIEDDLQALGYHLIAISPDSPASLRAGLKEHKAEYTLISDSSAAFIRALGIAFEVDATTREKYRGYGIDLEKASGQDHHLLPVPAVYVVNSEGVIQYRYANPDYKVRLDNQELLKQVRAANSAGQSGY
- a CDS encoding TetR/AcrR family transcriptional regulator — translated: MVRKSPAAISPAIQARIEAAVLATFSEQEFHKVSLIEIARQANVSLQTIYKYYGSKEALLFGTLDTHLGALAGRLIDHLEGIENYEDRMRKVFWVILDYFESNPRVGRILASSVYLNTWSRNDTFRQPELFAVFTRVLREGRDKGILTDEVDERVLLDLLLGFASRAITMWVLRGQPAGLRDQANPMFRLLWRAMRKPDM
- a CDS encoding helix-turn-helix transcriptional regulator; this translates as MDKFDRIYAMHRILSGRRTPISHEDLQQQLECSRATVTRTLELLRDHLNAPLLYDRERNGYIYAGEGRSWELPGLWLSSREVVALMAGIKFLGESGQGLLSEMVRPFRMRLEEILKQKHMGAGELLRRVKIVSTNTRDQGAYFQVVADATVRRKKLSLAYHSRSADEESLRTVSPQRLVNYRNNWYLDAWCHSREGLRTFSLDKIRSAQLSSEAARELPEHELDAQLAHSYGIFSGKPTAEADLLFSAHAARWVATETWHPEQRGEPLQDGRYRLRVPYAQSAELIGEILRYGPDVEVQGPADLRAAVRARLVDALAQYPD